Genomic segment of Phycisphaerales bacterium:
GCGATTCGATGCCGCCCTGGAAGATCTGAGTGTGCAGCATCGTCTCCACGAAGACCTCGGAGTCGGCATGCCGGCTGGGAGGAACGGTAATGAGAATCTGCTCGTCGGAGTGGCCGGCCACGGGGTCGGCCGTGGGCCGCGTCTGCGAAGGCTCCTGCGGGAAGCGCGAGTTGATCGCGTCGATAATCGCGCGGGCCCTCCCGAAGTTCGGCGTGCGCAGCTGGAGGATAAGTGGCATGTCGTCGGTCAATACGCCGCCGTTGAGGATGCGCGCCACGCGCCGATCGACGACCACGCCTGCGCTGCTGGACTGGCCCTCCGGCGCGGAAGGATCCGGCAGACCCCAGTCGACACCGCCGGCGAGCGAGTTGCGGTCGTCCGGGGCAAAGGGATTGATGAACAGATCGCCGTGCGCCTGCGCAACCGGCTTGACGCCCTGCACCGCGCCGGTGAATCCGCTGCTCAGATTGGTGGTCCAGAGGCGACCGCCCTCGAGGCTGGTGGTGCTCGAACCCGGCGCCACCGAGACCATGACGTCAAAGCGCGTGCCCTTGACCGCTCCGGCGGGGATCACCGCCTGCACGAGCACTGCCGCCGTGTTCTTGTCCTGAAGCAGTTTGGTCATGGTGATGCGCCGCTCGGTCTCGATCCGCGGATCGGGCAGCAGTTTGGCGCCCTCGCGTTCGAGGTACGCCCGAATAGGCAGCGGGGTGTCCGCCGAGCCGGTGCCGTCGAGACCGACGACGACGCCGTAGCCCTGCACGAGCGAACGGCCGTAGCCGCGCAACTCGGCCTCGTAGAGGACCGTGCCGCGCAGGTAGCGAGGCAGCGGATTGGGTGTCAGTTCCGGGGTGGTGAGCTTCGGCGGCGGCTTGTCGTCGGAACAGGCGGGCGTGACGAGTACCGCCGCAGCCATGCCAAGCGCGAGCGACAGAAAGCCGGTGAGAGAGCACTGATGAGCCATGGATCTTCCTCGCACAAGGCAAGTCGGAGCAACCGGTTGGCGGGCCGCCGCCCCCCGGCCGCACCCGCTTAAACCCAGCGTCAAGCGTATGGCCGTTTTCGCGGGGCGACCACAGCCGGGCAAAGGCAACCGTACCGCTGCGCGTGGTTTTGCAGCCGCGGCCGCCGGCAGTTCGATACGCTCCTGCGAGAGCGCGAGATGCACGATAGTTCCTGGACCGGCTCAATCCGCGACTTCCTGACCTTCATTCGCGTGGAATGTGGGTTGGCGGCCAATACGCTCAGCGCCTACTCAGCCGATCTGCGTGACCTTGAAGAGAACCTGATCGCCATGCAGCGCCCGGGCCCGGTGAGCGTGCAGCCCGAGGATCTGGCCGCCCACGTGCGCACGCTCAAGACCGATCGGGGGCTTTCGACTTCGAGCATCTGCCGCCACCTGGCCACGATTCGCATGTTCTTCCGGTTCCTGCACGCCAACGCACGCCTTGAGCGCAACCCGGCCGACCTGCTTGAAACGCCGACACGCTGGCAGCGGCTGCCCGGTTGCCTGTCGCCGATACAGATGAAGAAGCTCCTCGCGGCCCCGAACGAATCGCAGGGCCCGCTGTGGGTTCGCGATCGCGCGCTGCTTGAACTCCTGTACGCCGCCGGCCTGCGCGCCAGCGAGGTCGTGGGGGTGCGCGTGCGCGATGTGCATGCAGTGCTGGGCGTGGTGGATGTGATCGGGAAGGGCAACCGGCAGCGCCTCGTTCCACTGGGCAAGCCCGCGCTTGCAGCGATCGCGGACTATGTCAACGCGCTGCGCCCGGTGCTTGCCGAAAAGGCGATGGGCCGCGACGATGAACGACTTCTGCTCTCGCGCTCGGGCCGGCCACTCGAGCGCATCGCCATTTGGCAGATCGTCCGCCGCCAGGCTCTGGCCGCCGGCCTTCGTAACGTGCACCCGCACATGCTGCGGCACAGTTTCGCGACGCACCTCGTCTCGGGCGGAGCGAATCTGCGCGTCGTGCAGGAACTGCTCGGGCACGCGGACATCAAGACCACGCAAACCTACACGCACGTGGACGCCAGCCGCCTGCGCGAAGTGCA
This window contains:
- a CDS encoding tyrosine recombinase, with product MHDSSWTGSIRDFLTFIRVECGLAANTLSAYSADLRDLEENLIAMQRPGPVSVQPEDLAAHVRTLKTDRGLSTSSICRHLATIRMFFRFLHANARLERNPADLLETPTRWQRLPGCLSPIQMKKLLAAPNESQGPLWVRDRALLELLYAAGLRASEVVGVRVRDVHAVLGVVDVIGKGNRQRLVPLGKPALAAIADYVNALRPVLAEKAMGRDDERLLLSRSGRPLERIAIWQIVRRQALAAGLRNVHPHMLRHSFATHLVSGGANLRVVQELLGHADIKTTQTYTHVDASRLREVHAKFHPRS
- a CDS encoding flagellar basal body P-ring protein FlgI encodes the protein MAHQCSLTGFLSLALGMAAAVLVTPACSDDKPPPKLTTPELTPNPLPRYLRGTVLYEAELRGYGRSLVQGYGVVVGLDGTGSADTPLPIRAYLEREGAKLLPDPRIETERRITMTKLLQDKNTAAVLVQAVIPAGAVKGTRFDVMVSVAPGSSTTSLEGGRLWTTNLSSGFTGAVQGVKPVAQAHGDLFINPFAPDDRNSLAGGVDWGLPDPSAPEGQSSSAGVVVDRRVARILNGGVLTDDMPLILQLRTPNFGRARAIIDAINSRFPQEPSQTRPTADPVAGHSDEQILITVPPSRHADSEVFVETMLHTQIFQGGIESRANFLAQWITENPIDAVPVTWCWVALGELAINGFSHLYTYPDVIPRLAALNAGARLGDPRVVPHLVEVAVDPDNALRVDAINLLGDMPASPRISLALRELLNDESFDVRVATFDALLKQRDPLVKRMTLDPQQEFEVYAVPSEKRMVYATLQDKPQLVVFGSDNGFADEVLVQALSDRLQIVRYGSDEPLRVRYRSKGALEAVEYEPPSDLIGFITFLGARPSQYSLDPSLGLTYGETVRVLYESEVQRGLNVRFVPERNTLMQAVIDSIRNAAPDERPETTRDPSLLDADPDAPPAESTIHER